One segment of Thermoplasmatales archaeon DNA contains the following:
- a CDS encoding 30S ribosomal protein S19e, with translation MTDALKVPPDMLIESITEIFKKDERIKVPDWTRYLKAGMHKEKKWDTPDWFYRRMASTLRKISVYGPIGISRLSSEYGGRVDAGSKRYHPGNGSRFIIRHTIKTLEELGYVKTEKRGRSLTPQGTSLLEKTSKELMKSISEKTPALQKYL, from the coding sequence ATGACTGATGCTTTGAAAGTTCCGCCAGATATGCTAATCGAAAGCATAACAGAGATATTCAAGAAAGATGAAAGGATTAAAGTCCCGGATTGGACAAGATACCTGAAGGCAGGTATGCATAAAGAAAAGAAGTGGGATACACCTGATTGGTTTTATAGAAGAATGGCTTCTACACTTCGTAAAATATCTGTCTACGGCCCCATAGGAATCTCAAGGCTCAGCAGTGAGTATGGAGGCCGGGTGGACGCTGGATCGAAACGATATCACCCTGGAAATGGAAGCAGATTCATAATCAGGCATACAATAAAAACGCTGGAAGAACTCGGATACGTTAAGACAGAAAAACGCGGCAGGAGCTTAACGCCTCAAGGGACTTCACTCCTTGAAAAAACTTCAAAAGAACTGATGAAATCCATTTCCGAAAAAACACCTGCCCTTCAAAAATATCTATGA
- a CDS encoding VIT1/CCC1 family protein, with translation MEVSKKLAKIRTFYRDELTDMEFYRKLSERVSDDRLSKELSMLASVEEKHSKFWKDFLERNGISTAHIRSRKLKIRMLLMFHIVLGTGITVKLMEHGEVETVAKYRSFADVSQDNKNFKTDIEGIIDDEIEHEDIFSYSLEENEKLVSRNRDIVYGMSDGLVEVLAALAGLTALITDHYYIALGGLVVAISGAISMSVGAYLSADTESKYRISMVKRRAILKNQSDDLQKIKSINKGSTTSARNVGVFYIIGAAIPIIPYIFLLPYYALIVSASLVFFVQGFSNAIVALTMNMTVFREAMKAALLALLAAAASFTVAYMFHIFLHISIL, from the coding sequence GTGGAAGTTTCCAAGAAGCTTGCAAAAATCAGGACATTCTATAGAGATGAGCTTACAGATATGGAATTTTACAGGAAACTCTCGGAACGCGTTTCCGATGATCGTTTAAGCAAGGAACTTTCCATGCTTGCTTCCGTTGAAGAGAAGCATTCAAAATTCTGGAAAGATTTCCTCGAGCGGAATGGAATTTCAACGGCCCACATAAGGTCTAGAAAACTCAAAATCCGCATGCTTCTGATGTTTCACATTGTTCTCGGCACTGGAATTACCGTCAAATTGATGGAGCATGGTGAAGTTGAAACCGTGGCAAAATACAGATCCTTTGCTGACGTCTCCCAGGACAACAAAAATTTCAAAACTGACATAGAGGGGATAATCGATGACGAAATTGAGCACGAGGATATCTTTAGTTATTCACTAGAAGAAAACGAGAAGCTCGTTTCGAGGAACAGAGACATTGTCTATGGGATGAGCGATGGGCTCGTGGAAGTTCTAGCGGCGCTTGCAGGGTTAACTGCACTAATAACGGACCATTATTACATTGCCCTTGGCGGGCTCGTAGTTGCAATCAGTGGAGCCATCAGCATGAGTGTGGGTGCCTATCTTTCTGCTGACACGGAATCAAAGTACAGAATTTCAATGGTCAAACGCCGCGCAATCCTAAAGAACCAATCCGATGATTTACAGAAAATTAAATCCATTAATAAAGGTTCTACAACGTCTGCAAGAAATGTAGGTGTTTTCTATATAATAGGTGCCGCGATACCGATAATACCTTATATTTTCCTGCTACCTTATTATGCTCTCATTGTTTCCGCTTCTCTGGTCTTTTTTGTCCAAGGTTTTTCTAACGCGATCGTAGCCCTAACCATGAACATGACCGTTTTTAGGGAAGCTATGAAAGCTGCGTTACTTGCTCTGCTGGCAGCTGCTGCATCGTTCACTGTAGCCTATATGTTTCACATCTTCCTCCATATTTCGATCCTTTGA
- a CDS encoding translation initiation factor IF-6 has translation MIKKISILLSDFIGVYARVWEDIAFLPIGIEQKEETEISAGLGVKTFKVQIDSSNLVGTLLSMNSRGVIIGFTGTDFQLPEGVEREITFLKDKLNAVGNNIITNDKVAMVHKGYTASSVKKIADALDVEVIKGTIGGIKTVGSAAVLTPKGMLVTSEANEEEILELRSIFKVPVEPGTANFGNPYVGSSIIANSKGVFIGRETTPIEIGRIDDVLS, from the coding sequence ATGATTAAGAAGATCTCAATTCTCCTGAGCGATTTTATAGGAGTATATGCAAGAGTATGGGAGGATATCGCTTTTCTTCCTATCGGCATTGAGCAGAAGGAAGAAACGGAGATTTCTGCTGGACTAGGAGTGAAAACTTTCAAGGTCCAGATTGACAGTTCAAATCTCGTTGGGACGCTTCTTTCTATGAATTCCAGAGGCGTTATCATAGGTTTCACTGGAACCGATTTTCAACTGCCAGAAGGTGTCGAAAGAGAGATCACTTTTCTAAAAGATAAACTAAATGCCGTTGGGAACAACATAATTACCAATGACAAGGTTGCAATGGTTCATAAGGGATACACAGCCAGTTCGGTAAAAAAGATAGCTGACGCACTGGACGTCGAAGTGATAAAGGGAACCATAGGAGGAATAAAGACTGTTGGGAGTGCTGCTGTACTCACACCAAAGGGTATGCTGGTAACCTCCGAAGCAAATGAGGAGGAAATCTTAGAACTAAGGAGCATATTTAAGGTCCCCGTGGAACCTGGCACTGCGAATTTTGGGAATCCTTATGTTGGGTCGTCTATCATAGCTAACAGCAAGGGCGTGTTTATAGGAAGGGAAACCACACCAATTGAAATTGGAAGGATTGACGACGTTCTATCTTGA
- the pyrE gene encoding orotate phosphoribosyltransferase translates to MDNKSKELASLLLREKAVKFGDFILTSGRHSDYYVDIKDACTEPIILRLIVEILKDKIVEKKVAGVELGAVPILVGVSYALNLPYVIKRKEIKHGTGRLNIGIINKGEHIDVIEDVVTTGNSSLECVKYLRENGALVSRVYCVVDREEGGKELLHASGVELIPILKISDLRSR, encoded by the coding sequence TTGGATAACAAAAGTAAAGAACTTGCATCATTACTTCTGCGAGAAAAGGCCGTTAAATTCGGGGACTTTATTCTAACATCGGGAAGGCATTCTGATTATTATGTCGACATAAAGGATGCGTGCACGGAACCAATAATTTTACGCCTCATTGTTGAAATTCTCAAGGATAAGATCGTGGAGAAGAAAGTCGCTGGCGTTGAACTCGGAGCCGTTCCCATTCTGGTTGGCGTGTCATATGCTCTTAACCTCCCTTATGTTATAAAACGTAAAGAAATTAAGCATGGAACCGGGAGGCTGAATATAGGGATAATAAACAAAGGTGAGCACATTGACGTGATTGAAGATGTCGTAACAACCGGGAACTCCTCACTGGAATGTGTAAAATATCTCAGGGAGAACGGTGCTTTGGTGTCGCGTGTTTATTGTGTTGTCGACCGAGAAGAGGGTGGAAAAGAACTACTTCATGCCAGTGGGGTTGAACTTATTCCGATTTTAAAAATATCTGACTTAAGATCAAGATAG
- a CDS encoding 50S ribosomal protein L39e, whose product MSRNKETGRKNRLMNRIKANRRVPGWVMMKTDRKVTTNPKRRSWRRSNLKL is encoded by the coding sequence ATGAGTAGGAATAAAGAAACTGGCAGAAAGAACAGACTTATGAACAGGATAAAGGCGAATAGGAGAGTCCCTGGATGGGTAATGATGAAAACCGACAGGAAAGTTACAACGAATCCCAAGCGTAGGAGCTGGAGAAGATCAAATCTCAAACTATAA
- a CDS encoding DNA-binding protein, which translates to MDDEDELEQIRRRKLLEMQRGVQDQQELEEQKREQETERAKRQQILRQILTPEARERLANVRLVKPEMAENVENQLIQLAGMGRIRNPLTDEDIRGILSKLTGTQRETKIERR; encoded by the coding sequence ATGGACGATGAAGATGAACTTGAACAGATAAGAAGAAGAAAACTTCTTGAAATGCAGCGCGGGGTTCAAGATCAGCAGGAGCTGGAAGAACAAAAAAGGGAACAGGAAACAGAAAGGGCGAAAAGACAACAAATACTTAGACAAATATTGACTCCTGAGGCGAGAGAAAGACTTGCCAACGTAAGACTGGTCAAGCCTGAAATGGCAGAAAATGTGGAAAATCAATTAATACAATTGGCAGGGATGGGAAGGATCAGAAATCCTTTGACCGATGAAGATATAAGAGGCATACTTTCAAAATTAACCGGAACACAAAGAGAAACAAAAATAGAAAGGAGATAA
- a CDS encoding 50S ribosomal protein L31e yields MVETEVQNEIILNVPLRKAKLSSRSRRADSAVNVLKTFVSKNTKTEMSKIWIDTTVNNRIWERGKTKIPSKLTVKVVKLQDGTAEVLLP; encoded by the coding sequence ATGGTAGAAACTGAAGTACAAAATGAAATCATACTCAATGTACCGCTTCGTAAAGCTAAGCTCTCATCGAGAAGTAGAAGAGCTGATTCTGCGGTTAATGTTCTGAAGACTTTTGTCTCAAAAAACACGAAAACCGAAATGTCCAAGATCTGGATTGACACAACGGTGAACAACAGGATATGGGAAAGGGGAAAGACCAAAATACCGTCAAAACTAACCGTCAAAGTTGTTAAGCTCCAGGATGGTACAGCAGAAGTTCTGCTTCCGTAA
- a CDS encoding acetyl ornithine aminotransferase family protein — MMENTNYEKLEKIDMKVTPPGPKAKQVIEDDKKFLATTTKSLPIVCDTASGSFVKDVDGNVYLDFAMGISVTNVGHVNPEVLKSVEEQLHKFWHFAGTDFYYPQQVEAAKAISSVTPGKFQKKVFFTNSGTESNEAAIKFVKTYTKKQEFIGFIGGFHGRTTGSLSFTSSKAIQQKGFFPALPGVFHAPYPDPYRNPFGIDGYEEPDELEDRVMDFIEKFMIKTFIPPANLAGFLVEPIQGEGGYIVPPKNFHKKLRKLADENNAVVIMDEVQTGFGRTGKFFASEHFGVEPEVISLAKSIASGIPMGAVVVKDKLDFPESGLHSNTFGGNPIASVASIATIKYIQENNLLKNATVQGEYLRMRLRELMDKYTSIGDVRGLGLMVGVDFVKDRKTKEPDAKFRNSVLLKSLENGLILLSTGSSSIRIIPALNVTEAQIDMGMEAFEKAIKTSI, encoded by the coding sequence ATGATGGAAAATACAAATTATGAAAAACTGGAAAAAATCGATATGAAGGTTACGCCGCCCGGTCCGAAGGCAAAGCAGGTTATTGAGGACGACAAGAAGTTTCTTGCAACCACAACAAAGTCATTACCCATCGTATGTGACACGGCAAGTGGTTCCTTTGTAAAAGATGTTGACGGGAATGTGTACCTGGATTTTGCCATGGGGATCAGCGTCACAAACGTCGGGCATGTAAATCCAGAAGTTTTAAAGAGCGTGGAGGAACAACTGCACAAGTTCTGGCACTTTGCAGGAACAGACTTCTATTATCCTCAGCAGGTTGAAGCGGCCAAGGCAATCAGCTCAGTGACTCCTGGAAAATTCCAGAAAAAGGTTTTCTTCACTAACAGCGGCACAGAGTCAAATGAGGCAGCAATCAAGTTTGTAAAGACGTATACGAAGAAACAGGAATTCATCGGTTTTATCGGCGGTTTTCATGGAAGGACCACAGGTTCTCTCTCTTTCACTTCGTCAAAGGCAATACAACAGAAAGGGTTCTTCCCGGCACTTCCGGGTGTGTTTCATGCACCATATCCTGATCCATACAGGAACCCGTTTGGCATAGACGGTTATGAAGAGCCTGACGAACTAGAGGATCGCGTTATGGACTTCATTGAAAAGTTCATGATCAAGACATTCATTCCACCTGCCAATCTTGCGGGATTTCTCGTGGAACCGATCCAGGGTGAGGGAGGATACATAGTTCCTCCAAAAAATTTCCATAAAAAACTAAGGAAACTTGCAGATGAAAACAACGCTGTGGTAATAATGGATGAGGTTCAGACAGGATTTGGGCGAACCGGGAAGTTCTTTGCGTCAGAGCATTTCGGCGTTGAGCCGGAGGTAATTTCCCTGGCAAAGTCAATAGCATCAGGTATACCCATGGGTGCCGTTGTTGTAAAGGACAAATTGGATTTCCCGGAGTCTGGATTGCACTCTAATACGTTTGGAGGGAATCCGATCGCAAGCGTTGCTTCAATTGCGACAATAAAGTATATCCAGGAGAATAATCTCTTAAAGAATGCTACTGTTCAGGGAGAATACCTCAGAATGAGACTGAGAGAGCTCATGGACAAGTATACGAGCATTGGCGACGTCAGAGGTCTCGGATTGATGGTTGGTGTAGATTTCGTAAAGGATAGGAAAACGAAAGAACCAGATGCCAAGTTCAGGAACAGCGTATTACTAAAGTCTCTGGAGAACGGCCTGATCCTGCTTTCCACGGGATCCAGCTCAATTCGAATCATACCCGCACTAAACGTTACGGAAGCACAGATAGACATGGGAATGGAAGCTTTCGAAAAGGCCATAAAAACTTCCATTTAA